A stretch of DNA from Malus sylvestris chromosome 9, drMalSylv7.2, whole genome shotgun sequence:
tgttttcacttttcatTATTGTTGTAAATCGACAACATTCACCTAAAAAATTGAATGGTGCAAGTTACGCAATCAAACTTTCATGAAAtttacctaaaaaaaaaaaagttacctaATCAAACTTTCACGAAATTGACCTAAAAGTTTTGAAGTCTGTGAGGttaattttaacttttttagTATGGGGTAGTGAAGCTTGAAAGTCCCAAAAATAGAAAACCTGCAAGTCTGTAATCCAAAACAAAGTTTAGCAATTCGTTCAAAACGCAAAATATATGCAATGCCATTGCTTGAAAATTCATATTATACACAACTGCAATGCAATATTTACACCAATTAGTTGTTCTGAAGATCTATAAATAgaaatacaaattaaaaaattcaaagaacaacATATATAAATCTCGACCTGGCCAGCCTAATGGCAAAAAAGATTGCCCAAAAAATGCTTGAAGCGGATACTAACATCCATAGACAGACTTCTAGTATATGTGTCCTCCTGGTGCACCTTTGTTCCAAGACAAGTACGATGTATCCCCAAGAGGCCTGCACAAAATGggcgaattttttttttcaagcacATCTCGCTTGAACATAGATACAACTGAATAGTTGTCAGCCTAAACAGAAGCGAAGCAAGGCGAATGATTCCTAAAACATTTTACATCTGATCCCcaaatttaaaaacataattttCCATAAACTTCAGCACATACACGTTCTAGACGAacttttcacaattttttttattgttattgtaTTATCGGACCTTTTCGAAGACAACCAAGTTTTAGTTGATAAGCAAACTGTAAGACCTACTAACCAATTCACATACCTTGGCTTGAAGAGATAAAGAAGTAAGAAGCTTATAGCCAAGAACAAACACAGTCCACCAACAGTAAGGTATGCTATGCCTAGTAGACAATTCTTTCCGCCAATCCAACTTGCGGTTGAAAGTACCAGCTTCTTATTGCCACCAAAGATGTAGGTGTTATAATTATTCTCTATTGTCACAGTTACTACGTCATCGGCTTCAAGGTCCGCTTCTATTTTCCCATATAGTTTTCTGAAAGTTGGCAGTGCTGAAGTTCGCATCCAAACCATAAGATCTTCTTGTTCACTCAGCTGGTTGATTGCACAACAAGAAAAGAATATAAATTCAAAGAAATATAACAAGGATATAAAACAAGGGGAACATAAGACAGAAAGTAGGTGCGAAGATTTACAGGTATGCTAGAATTCAGTTTTGCTCCTCCAATCAAACCTCCGCTCTGAAAATTCTTAGGATAGATGTCTGAGCCAAATTTTTTCTTAGGGTCACTTTTCCATGTGATGTCCTTTTTGCTGACCCCTAGTTGTTTGTTATTCACTGAAAACTTGTATGTGTCGTTAAACAAACTCCATGCAACTAGACCACACGGAACAATTGCACCATTTGCTGTATAACGTTCAGGAGCACATGtatctgttttcttttcattGGACTTGCTCCGCAACTGACCGTCACTTCTACTTTTAACATATCTGGATACAATATTTCACATGCCACATAAGAAACAGAGTCATAGTATTCAGAAATGCAGAATTACAAGAGGGATGGGGGAAAATGCTACACAGATGTAGGCAGTAAAGGGTTAATGGAAAAGGAAATCAAGATTAGGTGCCAATCTCCTGCACAACATGTATATTTACATATGTTTCCACTTTTTAATTGTCAATCAGGTGGCATCATCTGTCCATATAGTCTGATTAGACAGAGCATTATTTCGAATCCGGTGGCAGGTGAGGGTTTTAACTTGTTGAACATACCCCTCTAGAATAATTAACTTGTTGAACATACCCCTCTAGAATAACCTACACTATCCCCTAGGCTATGTTTTGGATTCCTTTTAGTTTCAGATAACAATTACAGTTCATCATTCGCATTTATGCGTATGTATCCACGTATTGCAGGAAATTTGAGTACCTACAGAAATTGAGTGTGTTTGTACGGGAACCTTATGTTTATTTTCAGAAGTTTGGTGCACAGTACTGGCAAAAAGAAACAGAGGTTTCATGAATTTTCCTACCTTAAATACTTCTAGTCAAAGTCGGGATATTATATATGCAACTCCATGAGTGATATGTACCAGAACAGTCCTGATCtcgttcttctctcttctcatcCACAATAGTATTTTCCAGATGCTCTCACCCTCCACAATCTTTTACCTCCAGGAACTTTACTCTGTAAGACTTATTCAGATGGTGAAACGATTTGAAGCACTTAAAGGTTCCATCAAAATTGAAACCATTGAAGTACATGTTTGGAATTTGGATTTTAATAGTTGGAAAGTATTGTTTGCTTTACCCTTAAGCTTTCATTGGTGTTTTATTCTCGTGGATAACTTGTCGGTGGAGGAGAATAGCTTTGCGGAAACACTTCCAAATTAATATGTAGATACTTTATTTCagataaacaacaacaacaaagccttttcccactaagtggggtcggctatatgaatcctagaacgccattgcgcttggttttgtgtcatgtcctccgttagatccaagtactcaagtcttttcttagggtctcttccaaagttttcctaggtcttcctctaccccttcggccctgaacctctgtcccgtagtcacattttcgaaccggagcgtcagtaggccttctttgcacatgtccaaaccaccggaaccgattttctctcatatttccttcaattttggctactcctactttacctcggatatcctcattcccaattttatcctttctcgtgtgcccacacatcccacgaagcatcctcatctccgctacacccattttgtgtacgtgttgatgcttcaccgcccaacattctgtgccatacaacatcgctggccttattgccgtcctataaaattttcccttgagcttcagtggcctacgacggtcacacaacacgccggatgcactcttacacttcatccatccagcttgtattctatggttgagatctccatctaattctccgttctcttgcaagatagatcctaggtagcgaaaacggtcactttttgtgatcttcgctagattgctccggtcattagtgtggataagtatataaatggatagagataggaaagcaaacataagatgtacgtggttcacccagattggctacgtccacggaacagaagagttctcattaattgtgaagggtttacacaagtacataggttcaagctctcctttagtgggtacaagtgaatgatttagtacaaatgacattaggaaatattgtgggagaatgatctcgtaaccacgaaacttctaagtaccggagtgtggtatcgtcttgacttgccttatctgtctcataggtagatgtggcatcttctctggaagtactcttccttcatccaggggtggtatctttaactggtggagatgcacaaggtaatgtatcaatttcacttgaagcttacttgtagtttcaggcttggtcaagcgtgatacaaaccatgtagtaggagtcccccaagtcgccgagctaggggatctgctgaaagaggtgacagacaaggtaagtaatcagagctccggctgattgttcacattctccctatcttgcaggcagcatgaaggataaagagaagaaaaatgagaatagatgatatgggatacttttgcttttgaagaagtaactttccacaggcttattcttgaactgggctggagggttttctggtttcctccagagtataaggctgactgaagaatttgagggtcaaaacaagtccatcaaatctagagtacgttcgaccctgctgatatgggatacttttgcttttgacagagtagtggatgtatcggcacgtgtgctgttacgcttgtctccacatgcttccttgtatccttctcacttgcccaatctgttcctcaggcagatgcggtatcttccctggaagcataagatgttgaagatgagtactcgagagcaatgccaggtaagtaatcaggtaaagggttccaggcagtcagttcctggctggaagcttgattccaagtgctgactgattgctctctttctccttgtcttgcatgtaagaacaaggccaaaggaaaagacagggaaaaagcatgatatgggatactcttgcttttaaccctgatgatatgagatattcttgctctagtatagcttgtttacaaaggtattatcagggggaaagaaagctgaatatttcgaaagacttcgttgggagtgccctctcagataagaggaagggttgagcatttttgcaggtttgcctgtccgttggggatgaaggtcgacatatataggagtctccctaacatcaagtaataatgctattcctttaccctgtttggtcatagcacggtagtaagagctgccagcttcacatgttttaactctgtcagagcattttgaaaaagtggtctgtggtatctggaaagttgatgttgcgtatgaagattacagacaagctttatccaaggagatccagctcttgaagttgggaaagtggtgcctcttcggttttcgaacaagcaatcctgtcggggatctggctctcgagattcggagaacgatgcctcttcgatttttgagaaagcaatcctgctgggggtctggctctcgagattcggagagcggtgtctcttcgatttttgagaaagtaatcatgttgggagtctggctctcgagattcggagggcggtgcctcttcgattttggagcaagcaatcttgttgggagtgttttctcgaatgtgagtaaaagttgggcatgtttgctagtctaccttgccacgaagcacagaggttgacacacagggactttccaattatccagcagtggtactgttcctttaccctctcttcgatttttgagaaagtaatcatgttgggaatctggctctcgagattcggagggcggtgcctcttcgattttggagcaagcaatcttgttgggagtgttttctcgaatgtgagtaaatgttgggcatgtttgctagtctaccttgccacgaagcacagaggttgacacaccgggactttccaattatccagcagtggtactgttcctttacccttgtgggtaataatatggtagctagaccttcaaaatttatgtgtctaaactttgttagtgttgtttctttgctattcttttacccttcttggtcagagcgatgtagtgggagctgcaagcttcacgtgtctcaactttgtcagagaactttggcaaagttatctgtggtacccatgagctactgttgcgtgtgggaagtgggtgattgaacagtacgattcatgtgctttctacttcatcagaaatcttcgacataatgcccataatttctgcaaaactgagtgtgcgtgtgacaggtgctgacaaggctggaaaagtaggtgcctcttcgatttctgagatcggccctcgtggtctctgagcagcctagcttttgagaaagcaagcctcttcgatttctgagatcggccttcgtggtctttgagcaacccagcttttgagaaagcaaacgcctcttcgatttctgagatcgaccctcgtggtctctgagcagcccagcttttgagaaagcaaacgcctcttagatttctgagcaagcgcctcttcgatttctgaagctttgTCGattgcagatttttataggggctgacattaagttccaaaacacacttgaatctccaccagtagaagctccattcttgcacttctaagatcttgatttgtccgacctcttctctcttcaacacctttgaaaatgtctggcccctccgaccgtcgttttgacttgaaccttgttgaagaggcagccccgcattctccagacaacatatggcgcccatccttcgtctcccctactggtcctcttaccattggggattccgtgatgaagaatgatatgaccgctgcggtagtggccaggaatcttctcactcccaaagataacagactactttccaaacggtctgatgagttggctgttaaggattctttggctctcagtgttcagtgtgcaagttctatgtctaatatggcccaacgcctatttgctcgaacccgccaagttgaatcattggcggctgaagtgatgagtcttaaacaggatattagagggctcaagcatgagaataaacagttgcaccggctcgcacatgactatgctacaaacatgaagaggaagcttgaccagatgaaagaatctgatggtcaggttttacttgatcatcagagatttgtgggtttgttccaaaggcatttattgccttcgtcttctggggctgtaccgcgtaatgaagctccaaatgatcaacctctgatgcctccttcttctagggttctgtccagtactgaggctccgaatgatccccctccggtgccttctctttctggggctctaccgactgctgagacttctcctaagcaacctttgtgaaggctcccttttgtttgtttattttgactcatgtatatgtacatatttgtaacttatcggggatatcaataaaaaagctttccttcatttcaacgtattgtgttaaatacaccaaagccttcttcgctaagttatttgaattttcttttgttgaagcttgtatgttgaagctttgtgagtggagcatgtagcttgaggtagtgttcccttaattttcagagtgaggaaaacttctcggttggagacttggaaaattcaagtcactaagtgggatcaactatatgaatcttagaacgccattgtgttatatcctgtgtcatgtcatccgttagatccaagtactctaagtcttttcttagggtctcttccaaagttttcttaggtcttcctctaccccttcggccctgaacctctgtcccatagtcgcatcttctaatcggagcgtcagtaggccttctttgcacatgtccaaaccaccgtaaccgattttctctcatctttccttcaatttcggctactcctactttaccccggatatcctcattcctaatcttatcctttctcatgtgcccacacatccaacgaagcatcctcatctccgctacacccattttgtgtacgtattgatgcttcaccgcccaacattctgtgccatacagcatcgccggccttattgccgtcctataaaattttcccttgagcttcagtggcatacggcggtcacacaacacgccggatgcactcttccacttcatccatccagcttgtattctatggttgagatctccatctaattctccgttcttttgcaatatagatcctaggtaatgaaaacagtcgctctttggtatttcttgatctccgatcctcacccctaactcgttttggcctccatttgcactgaacttgcattccatatattctgtctttgatcggtttaggcgaagacctttagattccaacacttctctccaaaggttaagctttgcatttaccccttcctgagtttcatctatcaacactatatcgtctgcgaaaagcatacaccaaggaatatcatcttgaatatgtcctgttaactcatccattaccaacgcaaaaaggtaaggacttaaggataagccttgatgtaatcctacagttatgggaaagcttttggtttgtccttcatgagttcttacggcagtctttgctccttcatacatatcctgtatagcttggatatatgctactcgtactcctttcttctctaaaatcctccaaagaatgtcttttgggaccctatcatacgctttttccaaatctataaagaccatgtgtaaatcctttttcccatctttatatctttccatcaatcttcgtaagagatagattgcctccatggttgagcgccctggcatgaacccgaattggttgtccgaaacccgtgtctcttgcctcaatctatgctcaatgactctctcccagagcttcattgtatgactcattagcttaatacccctatagttcatgcaattttgtacatcgcccttattcttgtagataggcacaaAAGTGCTCGtttgccactcatttggcatcttcttcgttttcaaaatcctattgaaaaggtcagtgagccatgttatacttgtctctcccaaaactttccacacttcgattggtatatcgtctgggcctactgcttttctatgcttcatcttcttcaaagctacaaccacttcttccttccggattctacgatagaaagagtagtttctacactcttctgagttactcaactcccctaaagaagcactcctttcatgtcattcattgaaaagattatgaaaataacctttccatctgtctttaaccgcgttctctgtagcaagaacctttccatcctcatccttgatgcacctcacttggtttaggtcccttgtcttcttttcccttactctagctagtttatagatatccaactctccttctttggtatctagtcgcttatacatatcgtcgtaagccgctaacttagcttctctcacagctttcttcgcctcttgctttgcttttctatacctttcaccattttcatcggtcctatccttgtataagactttacaacattccttcttagccttcatctttgtttgtacctcctcattccaccaccaagattccttttggtgtggggcaaagcccttagactctcctaatacctcttttgctacttttcggatacaactagccatggaatcccacatttggttagcttccccctctctatcccacacacactgggtgattactttctctttgaaaatggcttgttt
This window harbors:
- the LOC126634622 gene encoding putative ALA-interacting subunit 4 codes for the protein MDAKDGASDLTSSTKKKSRRPKYSQFTQQELPACKPILTPAWVILIFVAIGIVFLPIGFASLFASEHVVEIVDHYDKDCVPPNYVDNKLAYIQSSKTNKTCIRRVTIPKQMKSPVYIYYQLDHFYQNHRRYVKSRSDGQLRSKSNEKKTDTCAPERYTANGAIVPCGLVAWSLFNDTYKFSVNNKQLGVSKKDITWKSDPKKKFGSDIYPKNFQSGGLIGGAKLNSSIPLSEQEDLMVWMRTSALPTFRKLYGKIEADLEADDVVTVTIENNYNTYIFGGNKKLVLSTASWIGGKNCLLGIAYLTVGGLCLFLAISFLLLYLFKPRPLGDTSYLSWNKGAPGGHIY